One genomic window of Polyangium aurulentum includes the following:
- a CDS encoding MarR family winged helix-turn-helix transcriptional regulator has translation MDAASLYLVGRRLVMLTERAMSAPEGVPAQPTVERLVLRAVAERLVLGAVIERPGLTVSDLVAQLSIAQSRISQVVAELERKGFVRRYTDADDRRRQRIEATVHYKRAVEQRMTRNAEDALEPLFAHATAREKDRVLSALALLHDLILRSGEREDAED, from the coding sequence ATGGATGCTGCGTCCCTCTATCTCGTCGGCAGAAGGCTAGTCATGCTCACCGAGCGGGCGATGTCCGCCCCGGAGGGCGTGCCCGCTCAGCCCACGGTCGAGCGGCTCGTCTTGCGTGCCGTGGCCGAGCGGCTCGTGCTGGGCGCCGTGATCGAGCGTCCGGGGCTCACGGTGAGCGACCTCGTCGCGCAGCTCTCCATCGCGCAGAGCCGTATCTCCCAGGTGGTCGCCGAACTCGAGCGCAAGGGCTTCGTCCGCCGCTACACGGACGCGGACGACCGCCGCAGGCAGCGCATCGAGGCCACCGTGCATTACAAGAGAGCCGTCGAGCAGCGCATGACGCGCAACGCCGAGGACGCGCTCGAGCCGCTCTTCGCCCATGCCACCGCGCGGGAAAAGGACCGGGTGCTCTCGGCGCTGGCGCTGCTCCACGATCTCATCCTGCGCTCCGGCGAGCGCGAGGACGCGGAGGATTGA
- a CDS encoding helix-turn-helix domain-containing protein — MPRRTTPSPFGFKVGARIRQLRLERGLSLAEVADAGLLSKGHLSSVEHGLAAITIETIEKIARALGLLPMDLLTFPGDDMRAEVGDLVRSMPTRELPKLRRELQERLGIRKPRSPKGKA; from the coding sequence ATGCCGCGACGAACGACCCCCAGTCCCTTCGGATTCAAGGTTGGTGCCCGGATCCGCCAGTTGCGGCTCGAACGCGGCCTGTCTCTGGCCGAAGTCGCGGACGCCGGCCTCCTGTCGAAAGGTCACCTCTCGAGCGTCGAGCACGGCCTCGCGGCGATCACCATCGAGACGATCGAGAAGATAGCGCGCGCGCTCGGGCTGTTGCCCATGGACCTGCTCACGTTCCCGGGAGACGACATGCGGGCCGAGGTCGGCGACCTCGTGCGCAGCATGCCCACGCGCGAGCTGCCGAAGCTGCGCCGCGAGCTGCAGGAGCGTTTGGGAATCCGCAAGCCCCGCTCCCCGAAGGGCAAAGCGTAG
- a CDS encoding ATP-grasp domain-containing protein has protein sequence MAPRYLFFTGEPAVTLPLLKQHPAWAPVLSAITFNVTAGRMHRGRSADDDFRGALYLADVRDKDIERHNLRLLSDGAIPCWPAPESLLAASERHAALARCVAAGLIDHPVVQAHFTPEPRLPFPYVLKIGEEHRGEGKHLIRSASDIPRWNGIATMEPFFEGESVRVLLLGDRAFGVRIHNERSWIKNSPGASFEAWNPGEAIVEHARRAMRLFGLEIAGVDYVVDSGGFHFIELNPFPRVGLSEESAAVAQEMFRGAMEAIEARASQEPRERS, from the coding sequence ATGGCGCCTCGTTACCTCTTCTTCACCGGCGAGCCTGCGGTGACGCTCCCCCTCCTCAAGCAGCACCCCGCCTGGGCGCCCGTGCTCTCGGCGATCACCTTCAACGTGACGGCGGGCCGCATGCACCGCGGCAGGAGCGCCGACGACGATTTCCGGGGCGCGTTGTATCTCGCCGACGTCCGTGACAAGGATATCGAGCGCCACAACCTGCGCCTGCTCTCGGACGGCGCGATCCCTTGCTGGCCCGCTCCGGAGTCGCTCCTCGCCGCATCCGAGCGCCACGCCGCGCTCGCCCGGTGCGTTGCCGCGGGATTGATCGATCACCCCGTCGTGCAGGCCCATTTCACCCCGGAGCCACGCCTTCCGTTCCCTTACGTGCTCAAGATCGGCGAGGAGCACCGGGGCGAGGGGAAGCATTTGATCCGGTCCGCGAGCGACATTCCTCGATGGAACGGGATCGCGACGATGGAGCCGTTCTTCGAGGGCGAGTCGGTGCGCGTCCTGCTCCTCGGCGATCGCGCCTTCGGCGTCCGCATCCACAACGAGCGCTCCTGGATCAAGAACTCGCCCGGCGCCTCGTTCGAGGCATGGAACCCGGGCGAGGCGATCGTGGAGCACGCGCGCCGGGCGATGCGTCTCTTCGGGCTGGAGATCGCCGGCGTCGACTACGTGGTCGATTCGGGCGGGTTCCACTTCATCGAGCTGAACCCGTTCCCGCGCGTCGGCCTCTCGGAGGAGAGCGCCGCGGTCGCGCAGGAGATGTTTCGTGGAGCGATGGAGGCAATCGAGGCGCGCGCCTCGCAAGAGCCCCGTGAGCGATCGTGA
- a CDS encoding glutathione S-transferase N-terminal domain-containing protein, whose product MQASPEDLAKPVIIGRSSSHFTRIARIFAAEMRIDYSLRVVRDLMSSDTEDYGGNPGLKIPSLQTSRGVWFGALNVCRELWRLSSRRPRVVWPEDLDEPLLANAQELVLQAMATEVALIMAKVAGVADGSAHQAKMRKGLVNTMSWLEENARSALAALPPQRDLSYLEVTLFCLVTHLEFRDVLPTAPYSALNEFCQHFAARTSAVETTYRFDK is encoded by the coding sequence ATGCAAGCTTCGCCCGAAGATCTCGCCAAGCCCGTCATCATCGGCCGCTCGAGCTCGCACTTCACGCGCATCGCGCGGATCTTCGCCGCGGAGATGCGCATCGACTACTCCTTGCGGGTCGTGCGCGATCTCATGTCCTCCGATACGGAGGACTACGGCGGCAATCCCGGGCTCAAAATACCGAGCTTGCAGACGTCCCGAGGCGTCTGGTTCGGCGCTCTCAATGTCTGTCGCGAGCTATGGCGACTGTCGAGCCGCAGACCACGCGTGGTATGGCCGGAGGACCTCGACGAGCCGCTGCTCGCCAATGCGCAGGAGCTCGTCCTGCAGGCCATGGCGACGGAGGTGGCGCTGATCATGGCCAAGGTGGCAGGCGTTGCCGATGGCAGCGCTCACCAGGCCAAAATGCGGAAGGGGCTGGTCAACACGATGTCGTGGCTGGAGGAAAACGCGAGGTCCGCGCTCGCCGCACTCCCACCGCAGCGAGACCTGAGCTATCTGGAGGTGACGCTCTTCTGCCTCGTCACGCATCTAGAGTTTCGAGACGTCCTGCCAACTGCCCCCTATTCTGCTCTGAACGAATTCTGCCAGCATTTCGCGGCGCGAACATCCGCCGTCGAGACCACCTATCGCTTCGACAAGTGA
- a CDS encoding diiron oxygenase, with amino-acid sequence MPSDPAIDFSALDPGALPPELVQHARIVWADRVRTEYQSIQIAARFLTEALAAGEPLEVVQRISETIDEELRHTELCGRMCAALGGRVPAPGEVAAPLANLGEVPLDERVLASAISLFLVSEAFSVGYLRDLEARASHPVTRAVLGAIAGDEAEHEAFGPELVARKLEGMPAAKRAAWRVFTGRIVRAHLARAEEILSRIPPADRMLDRFPEPERASLGLLGEARLALLCERTYRERLAPTLEKLGLG; translated from the coding sequence ATGCCCTCCGACCCCGCCATCGACTTCTCCGCCCTCGATCCCGGAGCGCTGCCGCCCGAGCTCGTCCAGCACGCGCGCATCGTCTGGGCCGATCGCGTCCGCACGGAGTATCAATCGATCCAGATCGCCGCGCGATTCCTCACCGAGGCCCTCGCCGCCGGCGAGCCGCTCGAGGTCGTGCAGCGCATCTCGGAGACCATCGACGAGGAGCTGCGCCACACCGAGCTCTGCGGCCGCATGTGCGCGGCGCTCGGAGGCCGCGTCCCTGCGCCGGGCGAGGTCGCCGCGCCGCTCGCAAATCTCGGCGAGGTCCCGCTCGACGAGCGCGTGCTCGCCAGCGCGATCTCGCTCTTTCTCGTCTCCGAGGCATTCTCGGTCGGATATCTGCGCGACCTCGAGGCGCGCGCCTCGCACCCGGTCACCCGCGCCGTGCTGGGCGCGATCGCAGGCGACGAGGCCGAGCACGAGGCATTCGGCCCCGAACTCGTCGCGCGCAAGCTCGAGGGCATGCCCGCGGCGAAGCGGGCCGCGTGGCGCGTCTTCACGGGCCGGATCGTGCGCGCGCACCTTGCGCGCGCGGAGGAGATCCTCTCGCGCATCCCCCCTGCGGATCGAATGCTCGACCGCTTCCCCGAGCCCGAACGCGCCAGCCTCGGGCTCCTCGGTGAAGCCCGCCTCGCGCTGCTCTGCGAGCGCACGTATCGAGAGCGGCTCGCCCCCACCCTGGAAAAGCTTGGACTCGGCTGA
- a CDS encoding class I SAM-dependent methyltransferase — protein sequence MLERIWERYGAAGLDAAAGIDAPSPEATLYLSMLAFADERYAEAATFAARAAQAAPEDPLYGEGATYLARVHREGKPNVYVSAEGFAAFIRGGGNVALYRETSAALASHYPKEPFDLLDIGAGDGLALLPALTPAVRNVTLVEPAAPLLEHCSSALTARGVPFDAFAGRLQDFTTDPATAPRRWAVAQATYCLHAIAPAERPPLLAWVRAHADALLIAEFDAPPMDQPLAPDIVRHVLGRYREGLAEYAGADFDTVAQGFLMPVLFGYVDRGATRTTFEQPIEEWEALLRGAGFARVERQLLHRYWWAPAWMLVAR from the coding sequence ATGCTGGAGAGAATCTGGGAACGTTATGGCGCCGCGGGGCTCGACGCCGCCGCGGGCATCGATGCCCCGTCGCCGGAAGCCACCCTTTACCTTTCGATGCTGGCCTTCGCCGACGAGCGCTACGCCGAGGCTGCGACCTTCGCCGCCCGCGCCGCGCAAGCTGCGCCAGAGGACCCGCTGTACGGGGAAGGCGCGACCTACCTCGCCCGGGTTCACCGCGAGGGCAAGCCGAACGTCTACGTATCCGCAGAAGGGTTTGCCGCCTTCATTCGCGGAGGCGGCAACGTGGCTCTGTATCGTGAGACCAGCGCGGCGCTGGCCAGCCATTACCCCAAGGAGCCGTTCGATCTGCTCGACATCGGCGCCGGCGACGGGCTTGCGCTGCTGCCCGCGCTGACGCCAGCGGTACGTAACGTGACCCTGGTGGAGCCCGCGGCGCCGCTGCTCGAGCATTGCTCGTCGGCGCTCACCGCGCGGGGGGTTCCGTTCGATGCATTCGCCGGACGATTGCAGGATTTCACCACCGATCCCGCCACCGCGCCGCGGCGCTGGGCGGTCGCGCAGGCCACCTATTGCCTGCATGCGATCGCTCCTGCCGAGCGCCCGCCGCTGCTGGCCTGGGTGCGCGCCCATGCCGACGCGCTGCTCATTGCCGAGTTCGACGCGCCGCCCATGGACCAGCCGCTCGCGCCGGACATCGTGCGGCACGTGCTCGGGCGCTACCGCGAGGGGCTGGCCGAGTACGCCGGCGCCGATTTCGACACGGTGGCGCAGGGGTTTTTGATGCCGGTGCTCTTCGGGTACGTCGACCGCGGCGCGACCCGCACGACATTCGAGCAGCCGATCGAGGAATGGGAAGCGCTGCTCCGAGGCGCCGGGTTCGCGCGCGTCGAGCGGCAACTGCTCCATCGATACTGGTGGGCGCCGGCCTGGATGCTGGTGGCGCGCTGA
- a CDS encoding zinc-binding alcohol dehydrogenase family protein, producing the protein MKAIGFYQPAPITADEYLLDIELPTPKATGRDLLVRVKAVSVNPVDVKVRASAKPEAGQARILGWDAAGVVEAVGPDVTLFRPGDEVFYAGAINRPGTNAELHLVDERIVGPKPKSLDFTEAAALPLTALTAWELLFDRLGVPHGRKNGGGALLLVNGAGGVGSILTQLARRLTGLTVIATASRPETKKWTLEMGAHHVIDHKNPLDEELSSIGISNVEYVAGLTASDRHHGALAKAIAPQGRIALIDDPKAFDIVPFKRKSVSVGWELMFTRSIFQTADMIEQHRILAEVAALVDAGVLRTTLTERAGRIDAATLRKVHAKLESGSAIGKSVLTGF; encoded by the coding sequence ATGAAGGCCATCGGTTTCTACCAGCCCGCCCCCATCACCGCCGACGAGTACCTGCTCGACATCGAGCTGCCCACGCCGAAGGCGACCGGCCGTGACCTCCTCGTTCGCGTCAAGGCAGTGTCCGTCAATCCGGTCGACGTGAAGGTGCGGGCGAGCGCCAAGCCCGAAGCGGGGCAAGCGCGCATCCTCGGATGGGACGCGGCCGGCGTCGTCGAAGCGGTCGGCCCCGATGTCACCCTCTTCCGCCCCGGCGACGAGGTCTTCTATGCGGGCGCGATCAATCGACCCGGCACGAACGCCGAGCTCCACCTCGTCGACGAGCGCATCGTCGGCCCGAAGCCCAAATCGCTCGATTTCACCGAGGCCGCGGCGCTGCCGCTCACCGCGCTCACCGCGTGGGAGCTGCTCTTCGACCGCCTCGGCGTGCCGCACGGCCGTAAGAATGGCGGAGGAGCGCTCCTCCTCGTGAACGGCGCCGGCGGCGTGGGGTCCATCCTCACGCAGCTCGCGCGGCGCCTCACCGGCCTCACGGTCATCGCCACCGCATCGCGCCCGGAGACGAAGAAGTGGACCCTCGAAATGGGCGCGCACCACGTCATCGACCACAAGAACCCGCTCGATGAAGAGCTGTCCTCGATCGGGATTTCCAATGTCGAATACGTGGCGGGCTTGACCGCGAGCGACAGGCACCACGGCGCGCTTGCCAAGGCCATCGCGCCGCAGGGCCGCATCGCCCTCATCGACGACCCGAAGGCGTTCGACATCGTCCCCTTCAAGCGAAAGAGCGTGTCCGTCGGTTGGGAGCTGATGTTCACGCGGTCGATCTTCCAGACGGCCGACATGATCGAGCAGCACCGCATTCTCGCGGAGGTCGCCGCACTCGTCGACGCCGGCGTCCTGCGCACGACGCTCACCGAGCGCGCGGGGCGCATCGACGCGGCGACCCTGCGCAAGGTGCACGCGAAGCTGGAGAGCGGGAGCGCGATCGGCAAGAGCGTGCTCACCGGATTCTGA
- a CDS encoding LysR family transcriptional regulator gives MTDSRVAWDDVHLFLAIARAGTLSAAGPRLGLTQPTAGRRLRALEEAVGVTLFQRTPQGFRLTEAGEAMLRHAERMEQESVALERRLFGDARDTGGVLRVSTSEWFARQVLGPALAAFTVANPRVTVEIVAESRLLDLDRQEADVVFRFVSFDRADIVQRRFTHVRYALYAAQSYLDARGALDAHGGEGHGIITMDRALDAAADVAWLRARFPGAHYTVRSNSRDVQATACVHGAGLAVLPRIIGDALPLVRLDVGEEPPERVVWLGYHRDLKGLARLRAFVEHVRAAVPKTI, from the coding sequence ATGACCGACTCGCGCGTCGCCTGGGACGACGTTCATCTTTTCCTCGCCATTGCGCGAGCGGGCACGCTGAGCGCAGCGGGCCCGCGGCTCGGCCTCACGCAGCCGACGGCGGGACGCAGGCTTCGCGCGCTCGAAGAGGCGGTCGGGGTCACCCTCTTCCAGCGCACGCCGCAAGGCTTTCGTCTCACCGAGGCCGGCGAGGCGATGCTCCGTCACGCCGAGCGCATGGAGCAGGAGTCCGTTGCGCTCGAGCGCCGCCTCTTCGGCGACGCGCGCGATACCGGCGGCGTGCTCCGCGTCTCGACGAGCGAGTGGTTCGCGCGCCAGGTGCTCGGCCCCGCGCTGGCCGCATTCACGGTCGCCAATCCGCGCGTCACCGTCGAGATCGTCGCCGAGTCACGCCTGCTCGACCTCGACCGGCAGGAGGCCGACGTCGTCTTCCGCTTCGTGTCGTTCGATCGCGCCGACATCGTGCAACGCCGCTTCACCCACGTTCGCTATGCACTCTACGCCGCGCAGTCGTACCTCGACGCGCGCGGGGCTCTGGATGCGCACGGCGGCGAGGGCCATGGCATCATCACCATGGACCGCGCGCTCGACGCGGCCGCCGATGTCGCGTGGCTGCGCGCGCGATTTCCCGGCGCTCATTACACCGTCCGCAGCAACAGCCGCGACGTGCAGGCGACGGCGTGCGTGCACGGCGCCGGGCTCGCCGTGCTTCCCAGGATCATTGGCGACGCGTTGCCTCTCGTGCGCCTCGACGTCGGTGAGGAGCCGCCGGAGCGCGTCGTTTGGCTCGGTTATCATCGCGACCTCAAGGGCCTCGCCCGCCTCCGCGCGTTCGTGGAGCACGTGCGCGCGGCGGTCCCAAAGACGATCTGA
- a CDS encoding L-dopachrome tautomerase-related protein gives MMKTTMIVAVALAMASTTMACGGSTIAPATPASKGEHAREDTLEVVASSDEMIWNAVAVEGGRVFVAGPRWTGSRGPAVGVLDSSGHVAPFPDAAWNGWAPGADPSRSFVSVNAIHLDEAGGLWVVDTGAPDFGGDPVPGGAKLVRIALASGSVDRVLPLGDVVKKGSYIDDIRFGKKSAYLTDAGAPGLVVLDLATGKARRVLDGHSSVKARADRDVRVAGGAVVRSPSGEPLRVHADPLELSADGAWLHYGPLAGPWSRVPTSALDDMSLSADDLARKVEPWADLPAVGGTAMGPEGELYFTDLEQNAVKKRAADGTITTLVTDPRLHWVDAPFLDRDGALWLPVPQMHRVGLFNGGQSKINGPVRLFRLRPKRAVARVVDIGAAHRESMASGLERRYVVGEKTTLAIFDFAKGARVPEHSHPNEQVSYIPRGHVRVVAGGETFDVRSGQVIVIPPGIPHSFEALEDTVDIDFFTPVRTDWLKGKATYFAPSSK, from the coding sequence ATGATGAAGACGACAATGATTGTAGCCGTGGCGCTCGCCATGGCATCGACCACGATGGCTTGCGGCGGATCGACCATCGCGCCCGCGACGCCGGCAAGCAAGGGCGAACATGCGCGCGAAGACACGCTCGAGGTCGTGGCGAGCTCCGACGAGATGATCTGGAACGCCGTCGCCGTCGAGGGCGGCCGCGTGTTCGTCGCCGGTCCGCGGTGGACCGGCTCCCGCGGTCCCGCGGTGGGCGTGCTCGATTCCTCCGGCCACGTCGCGCCTTTCCCGGATGCGGCGTGGAACGGCTGGGCGCCGGGCGCCGATCCTTCGCGCTCGTTCGTGAGCGTCAATGCCATCCACCTCGATGAAGCGGGCGGGCTCTGGGTCGTGGATACCGGCGCCCCGGATTTCGGCGGCGATCCCGTGCCCGGCGGCGCGAAGCTCGTTCGCATCGCGCTCGCGAGCGGGTCGGTCGACCGCGTGCTGCCGCTCGGCGATGTCGTGAAGAAGGGGAGCTATATCGACGACATTCGCTTCGGAAAGAAAAGCGCTTACCTCACCGACGCGGGCGCACCAGGGCTCGTCGTGCTCGATCTTGCGACCGGCAAGGCGCGGCGCGTCCTCGATGGGCATTCCTCGGTGAAGGCGCGCGCAGATCGCGACGTGCGTGTTGCCGGCGGCGCGGTCGTGCGGAGCCCTTCGGGTGAGCCGCTGCGGGTGCACGCCGATCCGCTCGAGCTGAGCGCAGACGGCGCGTGGCTCCATTACGGTCCGCTCGCGGGGCCGTGGTCGCGCGTCCCGACGAGCGCGCTCGACGACATGTCGCTCTCGGCGGACGATCTCGCGCGAAAGGTGGAGCCCTGGGCCGACCTGCCTGCGGTCGGCGGAACGGCAATGGGCCCCGAGGGCGAGCTGTACTTCACCGATCTCGAGCAGAATGCGGTGAAGAAGCGCGCCGCCGACGGCACGATCACCACGCTCGTCACGGACCCCAGGCTGCACTGGGTGGATGCCCCATTCCTCGACCGCGACGGCGCGCTCTGGCTGCCCGTTCCGCAGATGCACCGCGTCGGGCTTTTCAACGGCGGGCAATCGAAGATCAATGGGCCGGTGCGGCTCTTCCGGTTGCGGCCGAAGCGGGCGGTGGCGCGCGTCGTCGACATCGGCGCGGCGCACCGCGAGAGCATGGCGAGCGGCCTCGAACGCCGCTACGTCGTCGGCGAGAAGACGACGCTCGCAATCTTCGACTTCGCCAAGGGCGCGCGCGTACCCGAGCACTCGCATCCGAACGAGCAGGTGAGCTACATCCCGCGAGGTCACGTGCGTGTCGTGGCTGGAGGGGAGACGTTCGACGTGCGGTCGGGGCAGGTGATCGTCATTCCGCCGGGCATCCCTCACAGCTTCGAGGCGCTCGAGGATACCGTCGACATCGATTTTTTCACGCCGGTGCGCACCGACTGGCTCAAGGGCAAGGCGACGTACTTCGCGCCGAGCAGTAAGTGA
- a CDS encoding glycoside hydrolase family 16 protein: MIRQALLSQVMAVCSLVALSGCAEEVVEPEESQMVASDSSALEYSPPAGWSLVWSDEFDGSSLNTANWTALTSNWDPVTNNCNFGTGELEYPRAQNVTVSGGKLILTAQRTSDNPSDPKCTGYGARSFYSGRIHTKGKVERRYGKIVASIKVPSGYGMWPAFWTLGANISSVGWPSSGEIDILEWHSNDPTWMKAATHWFNGGQADWGTGASGGYNLADSFHLYEVEWTASSMVFRLDNNVVSNTYYHNETEFQQNHYIILNLALGGNWYGNPSPASIALPAGTTKTMEVEWVRWYQQGAQQPGGTVPVVNGSFESGLNGWTTWSPNGTGGAAISETYNGAHTGAYHLTHWTSGSPFEAWTYQTASGLASGNYKVRAWVRKGGAFNLARLQAKTCGGCAPSYVDLGTYGNWTLVETPAINVTGGYLEFGFHTNSPGGNGSNYIHMDSVELIKL; this comes from the coding sequence ATGATTAGACAAGCTCTTCTCTCGCAGGTCATGGCCGTTTGCTCCCTGGTCGCCCTCTCCGGGTGTGCCGAAGAGGTCGTCGAGCCTGAAGAAAGCCAGATGGTTGCATCGGATTCTTCCGCGCTCGAGTACAGCCCTCCTGCTGGCTGGAGTCTCGTCTGGTCGGATGAATTCGATGGCAGCAGCCTGAACACCGCGAACTGGACCGCGCTGACGAGCAACTGGGATCCGGTCACCAACAACTGCAACTTCGGAACCGGGGAGCTCGAGTATCCGCGGGCGCAAAATGTCACCGTGAGCGGCGGCAAGCTCATCCTGACCGCGCAGCGCACGAGCGACAACCCGAGCGACCCCAAATGCACGGGCTATGGCGCGCGCTCGTTCTACTCGGGCCGCATCCACACGAAGGGCAAGGTCGAGAGAAGGTACGGCAAGATCGTCGCGAGCATCAAGGTCCCCTCCGGGTACGGTATGTGGCCCGCCTTCTGGACGCTGGGCGCGAACATCTCCTCGGTCGGCTGGCCTTCGAGCGGTGAGATCGACATTCTCGAGTGGCACTCGAACGACCCGACCTGGATGAAGGCGGCCACCCACTGGTTCAACGGCGGGCAGGCAGACTGGGGTACGGGCGCGAGCGGCGGTTACAACCTCGCCGATTCGTTCCATCTGTACGAGGTCGAGTGGACCGCGAGCAGCATGGTGTTCCGCCTCGATAACAACGTCGTGTCGAACACGTACTACCACAACGAGACCGAGTTCCAGCAGAACCACTATATCATCCTGAACCTGGCCCTCGGCGGAAACTGGTACGGCAACCCGTCCCCCGCCAGCATCGCTCTGCCGGCTGGCACGACGAAGACCATGGAGGTCGAGTGGGTGCGCTGGTATCAGCAGGGGGCGCAGCAGCCAGGCGGCACGGTCCCCGTCGTGAACGGGAGCTTCGAGTCCGGGCTGAATGGCTGGACGACGTGGAGTCCCAATGGAACCGGCGGCGCGGCCATTTCCGAGACCTACAACGGGGCGCACACGGGCGCCTACCACCTGACGCATTGGACCAGCGGCTCGCCCTTCGAGGCGTGGACCTACCAGACCGCCTCCGGCCTCGCTTCGGGCAATTACAAGGTCAGGGCATGGGTCCGGAAGGGCGGCGCGTTCAATCTCGCCCGTCTACAGGCAAAGACCTGCGGCGGCTGCGCGCCGAGCTACGTCGACCTCGGCACGTACGGCAACTGGACGCTGGTCGAGACGCCGGCCATCAATGTCACCGGCGGATATCTGGAGTTCGGCTTCCACACCAATTCCCCGGGTGGAAACGGCTCCAACTACATTCACATGGATAGTGTCGAGCTGATCAAGCTCTGA
- a CDS encoding NusA N-terminal domain-containing protein, translating to MSTRALLARVEGDDLLGVVHLYDSHPWVLGNLLLLELLDRAGDLQGALDAWITRAPGEWSWLPERKHQQDTERLFWRRADMTEVGFFDYVYLFDLAKRTLRVWEGNPAEENEDEEKGRWDAPDWTLTIAANGRANPPVFSTPAPPWPDIPIASGAEGDSREAAEQREAFVLAIREHADDEPAFACCVRDVLVEQISKLEWEDSEPSQSEPERALRERLKLPREPLGRERDDSLRVTFYLSEENRYWELSLGPYSLRFPSPASIGRTLTDELELWLDGRTASLALESLPSNWYGVLVKCAAQACWPERAWSYDDGTLYALVEVVPDEAVRDPHRQIALSEAREIDPQCTVDDELGMSHRDPPVHWLVLEWLRLHALRGWTAADGAH from the coding sequence ATGTCGACCCGCGCACTCTTGGCCCGCGTTGAAGGAGACGACCTCCTCGGCGTGGTGCATCTGTACGATTCCCATCCCTGGGTGCTCGGCAATCTGCTGCTGCTCGAACTGCTCGACCGCGCTGGCGATCTCCAGGGCGCGCTGGACGCGTGGATCACGCGTGCGCCCGGCGAGTGGTCCTGGCTGCCGGAGCGCAAGCACCAACAGGATACCGAGCGGCTCTTCTGGCGGCGCGCCGACATGACGGAAGTGGGTTTCTTCGATTACGTCTACCTCTTCGATCTCGCCAAGCGCACGCTCCGCGTTTGGGAGGGCAATCCAGCCGAAGAAAACGAAGACGAAGAAAAAGGTCGCTGGGACGCACCTGACTGGACGCTCACCATCGCCGCGAATGGGCGGGCGAACCCGCCGGTCTTCTCCACCCCGGCGCCCCCGTGGCCCGACATCCCCATTGCTTCAGGCGCCGAGGGTGACAGTCGCGAAGCCGCCGAGCAGAGAGAGGCGTTTGTCCTTGCAATCCGCGAGCACGCCGACGACGAGCCCGCGTTTGCCTGCTGCGTGCGCGATGTGCTCGTCGAGCAGATATCGAAGCTCGAGTGGGAAGATTCAGAGCCTTCGCAGAGCGAACCCGAGCGCGCGCTGCGCGAGCGGCTGAAGCTGCCCCGAGAGCCGCTCGGCAGAGAGCGCGACGATTCGTTGCGCGTGACGTTCTACCTGAGCGAGGAAAATCGGTACTGGGAGCTGTCGCTCGGGCCGTACAGCCTTCGATTCCCGAGCCCAGCGTCGATCGGCCGCACGTTGACCGACGAGCTCGAGCTATGGCTGGACGGGCGCACGGCGAGTCTCGCGCTCGAATCGCTTCCAAGCAACTGGTACGGTGTGCTGGTGAAGTGCGCGGCCCAGGCCTGCTGGCCCGAGCGCGCGTGGAGCTACGATGACGGAACGCTGTACGCCCTCGTGGAGGTCGTCCCCGACGAGGCCGTGCGCGACCCGCACCGCCAGATCGCGCTCTCCGAAGCTCGCGAGATCGACCCGCAATGCACGGTCGACGACGAGCTCGGCATGTCGCACCGAGACCCGCCCGTCCATTGGCTCGTGCTCGAGTGGCTCCGCCTCCACGCGCTCCGCGGATGGACCGCCGCCGACGGCGCGCACTGA